A region of the Callithrix jacchus isolate 240 chromosome 10, calJac240_pri, whole genome shotgun sequence genome:
caacatgggcaacatggcaaaacactctctacataaaatacaaaaatcagctgggcatggtggcacgtgcctgtagtctgagctactcaggctgaggtggAGTTTGAGGATGCAATAAACTGATTGTGTTGCAGTTCACTGCAGCGTGGGCAACATTAcaacagcctgggagacagagaccctgtcaaaaaaaacaaagtacgggctgggcacagtggctcacgcctataatcccagcactttgggaggccgaggcgggtggatcacgaggtcaagagattcagaccatcctggtcaacatggtgaaaccccgtctctaccaaaaatacaaaaattagctgggccgggcgcggtggctcaagcctgtaatcccagcactttgggaggccgaggcgggtggatcaagaggtcgagagatcgagaccatcctggtcaacatgatgaaaccccgtctctactaaaaatacaaaaaaattagctgggcatggtggtgcgtgcctgtaatcccagctactcgggaggctgaggcaggagaattgcttgaacccaggaggtggaggttgcagtgagccaagatcgcgccattgcactccagcctggctaacgagcgaaactccatctcaaaaaaaaaacaagtacttGTCCAAAAAGTTTTTGTTTCCTAGCTTAGAATTTATAATCAGATTAAGTTTTGGagataaagtatttttctttatatgtgaTTTCAAATTAGTTGGCCATATAAACATAAGCAGATGGTTTCTGGGCAAAATTAGATGAATTTCATCTCTTTTCTTGAGTACCACTTGTAAAACCTGAAATTAGATTGGAGAAAGTGctttagaaataataaagatgtaCAAATAAAcacaagattttgttttttattgctgcaatAAATAGCTTTATAGTTCACTTGTCCTTGGCCTCATCAGTGGTTGGCAAGTACAAGAGGGTGAACCATTCATCCCAAGAGACTCTGCTACCTCTCAGCTCTGGTGAGTAAAAAGCAAAGGCTAGAGCAAATACATAGGGGAgcgggggagaaaaaaaatcaggctatTTTAATAGCCCTCACATGCCAAGTGCTTTTTGATTCTcatgtttaattttcacaagCTTGTGAGGtagtattatccccattttatagatgaggaaatttagGCTCCAGCGGGTAGACTATTTTAATAGCCCTCACATGCCAAGTGCTTTTGATTCATcatgtttaattttcacaagCTTGTGAGGTAGATGataatatccccattttatagatgaggaaatttagGCTCCAGtgggttaaataacttgcccaagtaCACATACTGAATGACTGCCAGGAGGAGGGATGTCAATTTTGGTCACATGCCAACACCTACGTTCTTCCTACCATACCACACTGGACAGGTAACTGTCTAGTCCTTCCTGAACCACTGGTCACCTCCCCAAGCTGGTAAGAGGAGGGGAGCAGTGAATAGCAACAGACTAAAAGTGAGCCGGTAACTGGAGTCCAGGAATTGGTGCTCAGAAGGAGATAAGAGAATCATCCCGGAGAACTGAGCCGTCTTCACTTCTGGCTGCAGGTCTAGGCTTTTCTGCTCTCATCATCGGCTAGTGGACTGCTCTGCTGGCCTCATCACAGAGTCTGCCTTCTATCTTGTGAAGGGATCTGTGGAgtgcagaaaatttttaaaaagtcgtTAGTATCAATTCAAACAACTAAGATACTGTCACACGCCCATTGAAGCAGGAAGAGCAATGAAAAATCTCAATGCTGGTGTTGCTGTCGGAAAACTGGCAGTGCCTTAGAACTGTAAGGAGAATCCTAGGTTGTCAGAGCTGGAATAACTCATTTGATTTATCTGCTGTATTTTACTAACAGGGAAACTGAGATGCAGAAAGGTAAGGTAAGTTGTCTAGGGCAGGATatggtgactcctgcctgtaatctcagcactttgggaggctgagggcaggggggtggatcacaaggtcaggagttcaagaccagcctggccaacatggtgaaaccccttctctacttcAAGTACAAactagctaggcgtggtggtgtgtgcctgtaacaccagctactcgggaagctgaggcaggagacttgcttgaatctgggaggcggaggtggcagtgagctgagactgccactgcattccagcctgggcaacagagcaagactctgcttcaaaaaaaaaagtcgtgAAGGATAATACAGAAGTCAATGGAAGAGCCAGGACAAGAGCCCAGATTTTTAACTGTTATACCACACTGCCCCTGAATGAAAATCAGGATAGGGTGTGTTGAAACATTATGATGTAGAATTGCTGCTCTGGTCTTTGAAGCTATTTGGTGAGTCAAAGAGCGGGGTTTCTACCCACTCTGCCACACCCAGTTCCCACTTTGTGCACACTCTGCAAAAGTCTAAGGCTCTAAGGAACACAGAAAATCTACCACTGTAGAGGAAAAGAATTAGGTGATTCTTTTAGGCCAGAGTTCTTCTAATAGGCCAGAGTTCACATCTTGACGCTGCCATTTACTGAGTAACCTTGGACTCATTTTACTTCTCAGGCCTCctgttttttcatctgcaaaaggTAATGATAATTCCATTAGGTAATGGATATGCAAAGTGATCTTAAAACTATTCGAATGCCAGTTTTAAGTTTTACTACCACTGTCATTCAGTGAGGAAGCTGAAATCCAGAGAAGTGAAGTAGCTTGCCCAAGGCCCCACAGCTCGTTAGTGATAGAATCAGAATGTGAACCCAGAGCTGTTGACACAGCCCAGTCTAATTCAAGAAGAACCTCTGTGAAGAACCTCGGGGAGCCTCAGGGCAAAGGGAAGCAGGGTCTAGGTTGACAGTTTGAGTTTGAAGTGGGAGAAGGGAAAACTGCTGAGGAAATGCTTGGAGTAGATCTCTCCATAGGTTCTGTGTTTGGGGGTCCATGTTTATTCCCCATAATTACGGTGCAGCCTTAACACAGATTATGAAGATAACACAATATGGCAGACAGTGAGTATGATGGAAAGAACACACTCAGCTCAAAGTTGAGGCTGGTCTCGCTTTTGTCTCCTTACTGAGTGACTTTGGgtgagtcacttcacctctcGGGCTTCAATTTCCTTACTAGTAAAGTGGGGATGAGAATTTTGTTCTACATAGCTGCATCAAGTAGTTTTGAGATAGCAATGGACATGGATGTTGTTTACAATGGATGAGGCCAGTTTCCGGGAGCAGGGCTGGCAGGTGGCACAGAAGCTAAACTGGCAGGTGCTATGGTCCAATTTCTATTCATACtagtattggccaggcacagtggctcatcctgtaatcccggcactttgggaggctgaggcaggtggatcagaaggtcaggagatcgagaccatcctggacaacatggtgaaaccctgtctctactaatatacaaaaaactagatgggtgtggtggcatgcacctgtagtcccagctactagggaggctaaggcagaattgcttgaaccagggaggcagaggttgcagtaagcctagatcacgccccctgcactccagcctggtgacagagtgagactccgactcaaaaaaaaaacaaacaaaaaaactagtctTTATCCATTAGTGACCGAGTGACCTAGTTGTGACCATACTTGGGCCCCTTCCCACCTCCTACCCTCTGCCACCACCTGCTTGTTTAACTTGCTGTTAGCCAGTCACTACCACAGCCCCTCTGTGCATAGTTATGTAGGCTCAGACTGCAACACATATTCACATTTACATACAACAGGGCTTCCCAACAGGCATGCCTGCATACTTGGGTGTGCCTGGAATGAATTATAGTGGCAAGATGATGGTCCCTCAGCTTCCTGTTTGGTGGGTTTCAATCTGGTGTGGTCAGAGTACCCCCAGCCTGTTGTAGGAGTAATGCAAGCAACCTCACCTATGTATCCCTAAGTGCCACATAATTTTCCATGTTCTGTGACTTGAAAAAATGTTGGGAATCACTATCACACACACGGAATTCACAGTGTTCACTTAAATCAATACACATGCCTTGGGTAagtttcttaatttataaaatggaaataataaaacctggccaggcacagtggctcacacctgtaatcccagcactttgggaggccaaggtgggcagatcacttgaggtcaggagttcaagaccagtctggccgacatggtgaaaccccacctctactaagaatacaaacactagctgggtgttgtggcacatgcctgtaatctcagctactcaggagactgaagcacaagaatcacttgaacccaggaggtggaggttgcagtcagtcaagattgcaccactgtactccagcctaggcaacagagcgagactccatctctggggaaaatttaaaaatggaaatgataaaacCTATCTTTTGAGGATTATTGTGAAGATTGAGATAATTCTATGTCAAGCACTTAGAGGTTATGCTGGCACTTACTATATGCTTCAGTGGAGACTATTACTAATACATGACATCAGGAATTCTTAGGATTCATGGACAGTCCTTGGTGGATAGTCCCCTGAAATTATATGTACAGTTATGTGCCTGTCTACCTGAACTTGGGGGAAAGAGTCCACAGCTttaatcaaattcttttttttttttttttgagacagaatcttgctctatctcctgggctagagtacaatggtatgattgctgctcactgcaaactctgcctcccgggttcaagtgcttctcctgccttagcctcccaagtagctgggattacaggtgcccacctccatgcccagctaatttttgtatttttagtagagacaggtttctttttttttttttttaagacggggtttcaccatgttggtcaggctggtcttgaactcccgacctcaggtgatccgcctgccttggcctccaaagtgcttggattacaggcgtgagccaccacgcccggcgagatggggtttcaccatgttggccaagctggtctcgaactcctgacctcagtgatccacctgcttcagcctccaaaagtgctgggattacaggcatgagccaccgcacccggcccgctTTAATCAAATTCCTAACGAAGTCAGTGGTGAGAACACACTCATTCAGTTCACACATCTGCAAGCATTCACATATTAAgcacacacgcacaaacacatatatgtgcatatgagGCATGCACTCACAGGCCACTTTTCCTTCTGTCTCCATATCACTTCATTGCAATTGCCAATTTGAGATCACAAGGATAGTAATGCAGGCCTAGTCTTAGGCCCCCCGAGGTTATGGTCCCAATACCCTGTCTCAAGAGTGGCTCTATCTGAGAACCAGGCTGTTCCTCTCCCAGGTTGCACCACTGCCCCCTCTCCTCTTCTGGAATGTCACTTGGTAGACTTTGACACCCACCAGCATAGCCACAATTACCTTCCCTAGTGTCCCAGGTCTACTGGACCTGTCCTGTCATTTCCTGGTATTTCCTTGTCACCTCCTGGGCTTTCTCGGTCAGGTATGTGAGGATGTGATGGAGGCTGGAGAAGTGCAGGTGGAACTGGGCTTCCAGCTCCAGCTCTCCTGAGGCACTCTCATCCACAACTTCCTCTGTCTTTGCGGTTCCATTCTCAGCCTCCTTGGCTTCACTGCTTGCCACCTTGGCCTGCCACTCTTCCCGTGGCAGCAGCCCATGGTCCACATCCACGCGGATGGACTTGAGCATGGTGAAGTAGGTGTAGAGATCAGAGGCCCTGGCCTTGGCAGGGCCCCCATGCCCACTCGGCTGTGCGTCCCGCAGAAGGCTGGGGATCATTACCACCTGCTCCATGTTGCGCACCTCAGCTGAGTACCGGTCCATGACAGTCAGCAGGCTGTTCTTGGGGTAACGCTTGGTTAGCACCTGCATGATTGCGTCCTCTGACACACTGAGCCCAGCAGACTGTCCCTGCACTATTTCTAGGCTCTCAGCAGATTGACAGGGTGCCAACGCCCAGCTGTTGAGCCAACACAGCCCTGTTTTGGGCCAATCCCAGGGCTCAGGCCCCAGCGTCTGtatcaggtgatccatctgcccagGGATAGATCTGCCAGCCTtctgcttgtcatcccagctctGCATGACTGCCCCAGCAAAAGCCTGGCTCTTCCTCTGACAGCTTGCTGGGCCAGTTGGAAGGAAGCTTTTCCCTTTGGCAACTGGCACACTGGACCCCAGGGCAATAAATAAATCTTTCAAGTCACTGGAGACCAAGCTGCCTCTTTGCTGCCTGCTTAGGGCAGCCTTCCAATGCATAGCTCACTCCTTCAACCCGGGATGCCTCCAGTGTGAGATGGAAAGGATTTGAAGTGAAACAGCTTGATGTAGGGCAAGAACACTGACGTTGGAGTCAGAAGCTCAGTCCTGCAATTTCCTAGctgagtttttgtttatttgtttgtttttgtttttgttttgagacagagtctcactctcttgcccaggctggagtgcagtggtacaatctcggcttactgcaacttccacctcccgggttcaagcgattctcctgcctcagcctcctgagtagctgggattacaggtgcatgcctccacacctggctaatttttgtatttttagtagagacagggtttcaccatgttggtcaggctgttttcgaacttctgaccttatgatgtacctgcctcggcctcccgaaatgctggaattacaggcataagccaccacgcccagctgagtttttttttctttttgtgctggctaacatttattaagtacctactgCTCATCAGGTTCTGTACTGAGCTTCTTCATGagtgatctcatttaatcttcaccacaactcttgtaaatgttttatttaatttttgtagagatggggtcttgctatgttgcccaggttttgaactcttggactcaagcaatcctccaatatcagcctcccaaagtggtggttcaatacaggcatgaaccaccagtatttttgttttgccaAGAAGGAAATTTAGGTGCAGACAGctaaagtaacttgctcaaggtcccaTTGGAGCTGGGATTCCAGCCCAGGCCCACATCTACCCACTTCCAGGCAGTGCTCTGGACTGACATGAGGTTACATAGTCATACAGGTTAACCAGATCCACATCCTCTGTAAATCTGAGGTGGTGTTATGAGGATTGAATAAAAGAAACCAATAAAAATGCTTTGTATCAATCCAGACCAGTGATTGggaccaaaagagaaaaaaaaaaaatgctttgcaaaCCACAAAGCCCAATCCTCAATGTATTATCTACGCAGATCCTAGATGATTGCTAAGGTTTCACCCAAATCTAACCAGTCATTCCACAAGCTACAGTGCACTTTACAAGTGTTGCAAGATCATACTCTTGTGCATAGTCATCTTGTCATAGTTTACAAACTgtatttgctatatatttttaattagatatttaagaaaatgaaagcctGGGAAAGGCCCAAAATTACACAAGTCAGTGGCAGAGTCAAGTGGAGAATAAGACCTTTTGAGTTCTGGCTTAGGTACTTGCCCCCTCCACTGCCTCTGGTGAAATCTGCTGAATACCTCCCACGCcggcaggagaggagagggagggagggaacacagggaagggacctGTGGCTGAAAAGGGCCTCAGTGTTGTCTCACCTAAGCCACCCTCACCTCTACCACAGGACAGGAGCCCTCTCTGCACCCTCCCAACTGACAATCATTCACTCCTCTGCTGCCTCCCACAGTAACCAGAGCTATGAGAAAGCTTATCTTTAGATTGAACGAAATTCCACCTcccagcccagcatggtggctcatgcctggaatcccagtaatttgggaggctgaggcaggagggtcacttgagcccagtagtttgagaccagcctgg
Encoded here:
- the THRSP gene encoding thyroid hormone-inducible hepatic protein, with the translated sequence MQVLTKRYPKNSLLTVMDRYSAEVRNMEQVVMIPSLLRDAQPSGHGGPAKARASDLYTYFTMLKSIRVDVDHGLLPREEWQAKVASSEAKEAENGTAKTEEVVDESASGELELEAQFHLHFSSLHHILTYLTEKAQEVTRKYQEMTGQVQ